One genomic segment of Myxococcales bacterium includes these proteins:
- the gspK gene encoding type II secretion system minor pseudopilin GspK has protein sequence MKNLLRRIGTGRRGIAMIIVLMVVTVLTVLILDLHQSVRIHFYIATNLVDGIKASYLVRSGVQVAAGALLNDIQDNNVDHWHEDWYDFLGKLGMPGIPISNDETLLMQINDESGRFNLNNLIGRTGSANVKNVEILANLLQNEELDPQIANAIADYIDADEETIDGNGMENSVYGYDAMTDAPKAKNTRFDSIQEVRLVAGVTDDVWAKIEPLVTIYGDPKMNLNTVSVKVMKAVIKTVDPNADPAVADKIDQWRKTSAAGEGDNAFAALTSGEGNYFKPKEMLKILTGDLGMEPKLAAGFVRYFGVTSHFFRVDTTALVRGVQKNAVGIIFRMKKKSRIIYYRVAPGVSAVNMEGNALDSSETTPGAMPAIGASAGVGTTTQ, from the coding sequence ATGAAGAACCTTTTACGCCGAATTGGCACCGGCCGCCGCGGCATCGCGATGATCATCGTGCTGATGGTCGTCACGGTGCTGACGGTGCTGATTCTCGATTTGCATCAGTCGGTCCGCATTCATTTCTACATCGCGACCAACCTGGTGGACGGCATCAAGGCCTCCTACCTGGTGCGCAGCGGCGTGCAGGTGGCGGCCGGCGCCCTACTCAACGACATCCAGGACAACAACGTCGATCACTGGCACGAGGACTGGTACGACTTTCTCGGCAAGCTGGGCATGCCCGGCATCCCCATCTCCAACGACGAAACCCTGCTGATGCAGATCAACGACGAGTCGGGCCGCTTCAACCTCAACAACCTGATCGGCCGTACCGGCTCGGCCAACGTCAAGAACGTCGAAATCCTCGCCAACCTGCTCCAGAACGAGGAACTCGATCCGCAGATCGCCAACGCCATCGCCGACTACATCGACGCCGACGAGGAAACCATCGACGGCAACGGCATGGAAAACTCGGTGTACGGCTACGACGCGATGACCGACGCGCCGAAAGCGAAAAACACGCGCTTCGATTCGATCCAGGAAGTGCGACTGGTGGCCGGCGTCACCGACGACGTCTGGGCCAAGATCGAACCCCTGGTGACGATCTACGGCGACCCGAAAATGAACCTCAACACCGTCAGCGTGAAGGTGATGAAGGCGGTGATTAAAACGGTCGATCCCAACGCCGACCCCGCCGTCGCCGACAAGATCGACCAGTGGCGCAAGACCTCGGCCGCCGGCGAAGGCGACAACGCGTTCGCCGCGCTGACCAGCGGCGAAGGCAACTACTTCAAACCGAAGGAAATGCTCAAAATCCTCACCGGCGACCTCGGCATGGAACCCAAGCTCGCCGCCGGCTTCGTCCGCTACTTCGGCGTGACCAGCCACTTCTTCCGCGTCGACACCACGGCTCTGGTGCGCGGCGTCCAGAAAAACGCCGTCGGCATCATCTTCCGCATGAAGAAAAAATCGCGCATCATCTACTACCGCGTCGCCCCGGGCGTCAGTGCCGTCAACATGGAGGGCAACGCCCTCGACAGCTCCGAGACCACCCCGGGCGCCATGCCCGCCATCGGCGCCTCCGCCGGCGTCGGCACGACCACGCAATAA